GTGATGATCATCGCCGCGGTGGTGAGCATCGTGCAGATGCTGATCAACGCCTATGCCTTCGGCCTGTATCAGTCGCTCGGCATCTTTATTCCATTGATCGTGACCAACTGCATCGTGGTCGGCCGCGCCGAAGCGGTGGCCGCCAAGAAGCCGGTCGGCCTCTCGGCGCTGGACGGCATGGCCATCGGCCTTGGCGCCACCGGCGTGATGGTGACGCTGGGCTCGATGCGCGAACTGTTGGGCAACGGTACGCTGTTCGACGGCGCCGACCAACTGCTGGGCGGCTGGGCCAAGTCGCTGCGCATCGAAGTGGTGCATTTCGACAGCCCATTCCTGCTGGCGATGCTGCCGCCGGGCGCCTTTATCGGCCTGGGGCTGCTGCTGGCGGTCAAATATCTGATCGACGAAAAAATGAAGGCGCGCAAAGCCCGCGCCGTGGCGGCGGAACCGCTGCTGGAACAAGGACGTGCTGAGAAGGCCTGATGAACAAGCAGAAGCGACTGGAAATTCTGACCCGGCTGCGCGACAACAACCCGCACCCGACCACCGAGCTGGTGTACACCACCCCGTTTGAACTGCTGATTGCCGTGCTGCTGTCTGCGCAGGCCACCGACGTGAGCGTCAACAAGGCGACCGCCAGACTTTACCCGGTCGCCAACACCCCCGCCGCCATGCTGGCGCTGGGGGTTGATGGCGTCAAGGAGTACATCAAGACCATCGGCCTGTTCAACAGCAAGGCCGAAAACGTGATCAAAACCTGCCGTATGCTGCTGGAGCTGCACGGCGGCGAAGTGCCGGAAGATCGCGCCGCGCTGGAAGCGCTGCCGGGCGTCGGCCGCAAGACCGCCAACGTGGTGCTCAATACCGCCTTCGGCTGGGCGACCATCGCCGTGGACACCCACATCTTCCGGGTGTGCAACCGCACCCACTTCGCGCCGGGCAAGAACGTCGATCAGGTGGAAGAGAAGCTGTTGAAGGTGGTGCCCGCCGAATTCAAGGTCGATTGCCACCACTGGCTGATCCTGCACGGGCGCTACACCTGCATCGCGCGCAAACCGCGCTGCGGCTCCTGCATCATCGAGGACCTATGCGAGTATAAAGAGAAGGTTTATCCAGAATCCTGAGTCTGACGGGTGCGGCAAACCGCACCCGTCGCCGCCACTCCCCCCGCCAGCGCCTCTTTTTTATCGGAAATGTGATATCGCGCAGCAGTAACCCCGGCGTTATCGCGGTTTTCAGTGAAAAACTCAGTGCCGCGTTATTTTCAAGCGAAAAATTAGTCAAAAATTGCGGTGAACGTCACGCTTTCAGGATCACAAGGCGTTCACAAATGCCAGCCCCGTTTTCCTAAATTTCTATAATTTTACAAAACGCTGCATATGCACAACATTCCAATGGATTAACAACCACACATACACTGATGCGCTAAAAAATAGCAATTCAGCAGAATATATCCCTGCTTAAAATCCGTATAGCTTTTAATCAAAACAAAAAATCGGCAAACCATTAAAACCCGAAAGTTAATACTGCATAACATTTGCAACATCGCAGCATAATCCTGCGAGCGTTAAATGTAACCGAATATGACAAACTGCTTGCCACGTTGACAAAGATAGTGAACATTAACCGCCGTCCCCATCCTATAACAACGCAAAAGGATGCCGTTCCGCATCAACTTTTGTACTTTCCCGTCCTCCAAAGACGGGCTGCGAAAAAACAGAGGTACCAGTGTCAACAGCAAACAACCAACACCCGGAGAGCGTTAGCCTTAACGCGTTCAAACAACCGAAAGCGTTCTACCTGATCTTCTCGATCGAACTGTGGGAGCGTTTCGGCTATTACGGCCTGCAGGGCATCATGGCGGTTTATCTGGTCAAGATGCTCGGCATGAGCGAAGCCGATTCCATCACCCTGTTCTCTTCTTTCAGCGCCCTGGTATACGGCTTCGTCGCCATCGGCGGCTGGCTGGGCGACAAGGTGCTGGGCGCCAAACGCGTGATCGTGCTCGGCGCACTGGTGCTGGCCGCCGGTTACGCCATGGTGGCCTACTCCGGCCACGACATCTTCTGGGTTTACATGGGCATGGCGACCATCGCCGTGGGCAGCGGCCTGTTCAAGGCTAATCCGTCCTCCCTGTTGTCCACCTGCTATGAGAAAGATGACCCGCGCATCGACGGCGCTTTCACCATGTACTACATGTCGGTGAACATCGGTTCCTTCTTCTCCATGCTGGCC
Above is a window of Serratia nematodiphila DZ0503SBS1 DNA encoding:
- a CDS encoding electron transport complex subunit E, with protein sequence MSEAKELIVQGLWKNNSALVQLLGMCPLLAVTSTVTNALGLGLATTLVLTLTNASISAVRRWVPSEVRIPIYVMIIAAVVSIVQMLINAYAFGLYQSLGIFIPLIVTNCIVVGRAEAVAAKKPVGLSALDGMAIGLGATGVMVTLGSMRELLGNGTLFDGADQLLGGWAKSLRIEVVHFDSPFLLAMLPPGAFIGLGLLLAVKYLIDEKMKARKARAVAAEPLLEQGRAEKA
- the nth gene encoding endonuclease III, whose amino-acid sequence is MNKQKRLEILTRLRDNNPHPTTELVYTTPFELLIAVLLSAQATDVSVNKATARLYPVANTPAAMLALGVDGVKEYIKTIGLFNSKAENVIKTCRMLLELHGGEVPEDRAALEALPGVGRKTANVVLNTAFGWATIAVDTHIFRVCNRTHFAPGKNVDQVEEKLLKVVPAEFKVDCHHWLILHGRYTCIARKPRCGSCIIEDLCEYKEKVYPES